ACGGTGTTTGGGGTTTGTTTCGGCGTTGATGAGGCTAGTGTGTGATTTAGGATTTAGGTACCAAGTTATCAAGAGTTCTTATCAACGTTGAGCTGATGTGGAGTGGAGATAATGAATAGGTGTTCATGAACTATCAGCTTCAGCTTAACCTGGAGTCGACCAGATTGCTTATCCTTCAGCAAGCCGCTTCACTAAATAACCTGGCTTTTAGAACAGAATTGGCTGTTGAAGATAATTGACTGCGAAAGATATACCAGCTGAAGATATATTGAGTAAAATACGGGATTTCAAACTTCCAGTCGCTGAATGTGGAATTGTATCTTGGGTGATTGAGCTTGTTTTTCATGATATACTTGTTCCGTCATGTCATTGCTCTGGCACCCTATACCTCCACGAACAGATAATGTGGGGTTCTTATTCTACAACCCCACGTCAAAACACCACATCCAAGTCTAGACTTTGATATTCTTCCAACGCCGAACGCAATAATCGAAAACTCAATATGTCGCAACCAACTCTCACCGCAGACTACACATCCCCAGCGAGTGAACCGTTCAAGGTTGCCCACACCCTTCCGGCTATCTCATCTCCAGCCTCCACGGCCGACAAGTCGTCATATCTACAGGCTCTGCGCGCCTCTGTCGCCGACACCCAGGAAACTATCAATAAAGAGCTCACAGCGCGAATGGAGCAGGACAAGGCGAGGGATGCTGCGGCCGAggccaaagaggaagagaactATGGCGAGGAGGtgcaagaagaggaggactgAGGGAATCTACTCCTCGCGAACGATTGCAAACCCTTCAGCGGCAAGATGTGTTTGAATATGAAGGGTATTTGAGAAATATCATACTGGCTACCACCGACCCAATCCATGCAAATGCTCCTCGAAACGATGCTCCCATCCGGCGTAAACGACTCGTCTAGAACCCTCGACCCCAACTTGACGCCTGGGATGCGTCTACTTTGTTCCCTGTTGCTCGGTTCAAACAACCGTAGTGCACCACCGTGTTATCCGGCAGGACAGCTACAACGCTTGCGCCAATACGCATACCTCCTCCGAGTTTCTTGTGACACACGACGCAGTGTCGCTCGTCTGTGATGGCAACGTGCCTGTTACGCCCGCCTTGCCCTCCCTGTACATCGTCACCAAGGTGCAGCCGCGCCGCGATAGATATGCCTTCAGCCTGTCGCAAACCAGCGACGATCCTTGCCTCGTTGACCAGACTATTTGCCGACCGAATGCGGCCTCGGAAGTAAGACTCAAGTGACCGAACGGGAAGGTCGTCTGGAATGAGTCCTAGAGTTGATGTCGCTGGGAGACGTGATCCATGCTTTGAAAGAAGGTCCAGTGCTGGTTCTAGATTGGGCTGGTTGGGTGGTGACGGTTGAAGATAGAGCGATAGAAGGGTGTGATAAATAGATGGTGTAGAAGTCTCAGGATCCTCTCCAGTTTCATTCTTCCCATTtggctgagatgatggagcAGTATCTTGAGTCGAGTTGACTCTGTTACAGTATCTACTGAAGTTAGCTTCTGAGCCGATGGAACAACAGGTGAATGACATACTGTTCAGCTTTCTGGTagtccttcatcttgaataCATAGATCTCAAGGGCTTGTTTGTGTTGGTTCATGTTGCTCAATACCACAGCCTGTGCCTCGTAAAATACTGGGTCTAAGTAGATATAAGTCAGTATAGATCACCACATAACTGTATATGAATCTTACCATCTCTGGGAATCAATCTAAACGCCCTGCTGAGACTGTAAACCTGCCGCGGCTGTCTCAAGAACTCGATGAAGTGATTCATCATTTCATCCCACTTCTCGCCcttgtccatcttcttcaagtttTCTACATAGAGCTCAACTAATCGGTCGTGAAGGTCTGGTGTcatatcttcaagctcagtGATAATATGTTCCAGATAGCGTCCTTCTAACTGTGTATCAACATCATGTAAGAAAGACACAACTCGTTCTCGTGGGAGGGTCTCCGCATTCTCTGTGTCGCCCGTGAAGATCTCTAAGGCCTCATCTGGACTGGCTTTGAGGGTCCATTCTGCATGCTCGAGGATGAGGTCAATTTCTGATGGTGGTAGACTTTTGAGGTACTGGATGGTGCGCTGCGGTCCGTGAAGTGTTGGTGCGGCCTCGTCGGGTTCTTCAGCGGCTCCAAATCGTCGTAGAAGTTCTAAAGCCTCCTTATGTAGCTTCTTACCGTGGAAGAAATCCACCAGCTCGGTATAGCGATTGTGTTCCAAAAGCTTTTCGTTAACCACATTAGGGTCACAGAAGTTAGGAATTCGAAACAGAGAGCTTGCCAAAGTTGGTCGAGAAAACATGTATGCTCGGAACAAAGTTGTGTCGACCAAACGAAAGGTGATTCggagctcctcctcaagtTTCTTCTCAGAGTCATCGAGCCCTATCCGTAGGAACTTCTCGGCTATCTCTTCTGTTGAACCATTTCGATCACTTTGAGGTTTCAGGTTTCCAGTCACAGGATCAATCACCCGTTGTAATCGAGCACGGGTCCCAGCCAGGTAACTGTTGAGCTCCAGAACCGCGTTCGTCAAGTCCTTGTCTTTCAAAGGCAGATCCTCGTTTGACTCAGCCTCCCTCACACTagcagcatcatcgccgtcCGCTGTATCCTTCTTTGAGAGGATGGATGCGCTGTCCGACTGGGGTCTCCTATAGCTGCCGGTAAGATATCTGGCGAAGCCTCCTTTGCTTGACTGCGGAGTTTCCTGTACCTGCTCAACGGGTTCAGGGGTGGTGGGACGAGTGCCATTGGCTTTCTTCGGTGTTCCTGGGGCGTCATCcgactcttcttcttcctcttcgcgGCCGGCCCAGGCAGATAGTTCTCCAGCAATGGATGGAGGAAACATCCTCAGAACTCGTTCAGGGGGTGCATGTACGGTATCCTCATTGAAGAGATCCATCGCCTGGCgatatttcttctttttgaaCAGCCCTTCAGCTTTGAGCATCTTGACCTCGCGAAGTGTCTGCGCCTTGTTCTTCAGCAGAGCATCTTCAAGCATTTCGAGAATGCTAATAGCCTCATCGAAATGGCCACCGTCTACTAGTTCCTGAACCTGGGAGTCATAGTCTGTTGAGTCCATCTTCCAAACACATCGTTCACTGGAGATGTGAAAACCTTTCCCGGCATGTGCTAAGCTGTAAGTGGGTGACGGGAagtgaagctgagaagcgCCTGGTAGTGACAGATTCTGAAGTGATGATAATGTTGTAGGATTCCGAACT
This genomic stretch from Fusarium fujikuroi IMI 58289 draft genome, chromosome FFUJ_chr09 harbors:
- a CDS encoding related to PHO87 protein, whose amino-acid sequence is MLSAFTARPIIELRQKDKSKIETILAQGDRVLVGLNNGALRIYRLNELSEQPQNGCTDTNTNGSSSAAGENHNTAKRSEKPTDLMREVERFSTRAIEQLAIIKDANTIVSLSNYHVSFHDLKTYELIETLSRTKNASCFASTSNIVKDPDTGIPEIVSRLAVAVKRKLLLWSWLESELSEDVDEIVLPESIRSVTWANATKLVCGMNGGYVMVDVVTREVEDIVSPGSGPAAGQTSRFGAMSSAGMGYMGLGGYMPKPLAAKLAEGEMLLAKDINTLFIDDDGKPLDRRQIPWNHAPESIGYSYPYILALQAPSKGSLEVRNPTTLSSLQNLSLPGASQLHFPSPTYSLAHAGKGFHISSERCVWKMDSTDYDSQVQELVDGGHFDEAISILEMLEDALLKNKAQTLREVKMLKAEGLFKKKKYRQAMDLFNEDTVHAPPERVLRMFPPSIAGELSAWAGREEEEEESDDAPGTPKKANGTRPTTPEPVEQVQETPQSSKGGFARYLTGSYRRPQSDSASILSKKDTADGDDAASVREAESNEDLPLKDKDLTNAVLELNSYLAGTRARLQRVIDPVTGNLKPQSDRNGSTEEIAEKFLRIGLDDSEKKLEEELRITFRLVDTTLFRAYMFSRPTLASSLFRIPNFCDPNVVNEKLLEHNRYTELVDFFHGKKLHKEALELLRRFGAAEEPDEAAPTLHGPQRTIQYLKSLPPSEIDLILEHAEWTLKASPDEALEIFTGDTENAETLPRERVVSFLHDVDTQLEGRYLEHIITELEDMTPDLHDRLVELYVENLKKMDKGEKWDEMMNHFIEFLRQPRQVYSLSRAFRLIPRDDPVFYEAQAVVLSNMNQHKQALEIYVFKMKDYQKAEQYCNRVNSTQDTAPSSQPNGKNETGEDPETSTPSIYHTLLSLYLQPSPPNQPNLEPALDLLSKHGSRLPATSTLGLIPDDLPVRSLESYFRGRIRSANSLVNEARIVAGLRQAEGISIAARLHLGDDVQGGQGGRNRHVAITDERHCVVCHKKLGGGMRIGASVVAVLPDNTVVHYGCLNRATGNKVDASQASSWGRGF